A DNA window from Engystomops pustulosus chromosome 6, aEngPut4.maternal, whole genome shotgun sequence contains the following coding sequences:
- the CTU1 gene encoding cytoplasmic tRNA 2-thiolation protein 1 isoform X2, with protein sequence MSLLPLADGFADTTQTGSNSSAEITIEFQPESPPPPCGVGGSHPSEEGHSLPITPIVDNERVTAGPYAFGSPAWCFFGVPGGSSNIQRELVVTCKLCRAQVRRGINPGKVGTTCLFTHLERRHGMTRQEVFEQAKASGYSGPNMTSAALSSEYVDGGGILHSRAATKRPGVSHSSSSGEDEVEPKRQATMAPATSSGPSTTSSSPKDKPNHSGTRSSAYRLALRERLLGSVHMFCEVCHSLVLSGERSQSVRDLALETHFSTNHPQMFRLLKSGAARDVRLGGLGPFTTVPSGSLPFSGQR encoded by the coding sequence ATGTCTCTGCTTCCATTGGCGGATGGATTTGCTGACACCACTCAGACTGGTAGCAACTCGAGTGCGGAAATTACGATAGAGTTCCAGCCcgagtctccccctcctccgtgTGGTGTAGGTGGGAGCCATCCTTCAGAGGAGGGTCATTCCCTCCCCATTACACCTATAGTGGACAATGAGCGAGTGACTGCAGGTCCTTATGCCTTTGGGTCTCCTGCCTGGTGCTTCTTTGGTGTTCCTGGGGGATCATCCAACATACAACGTGAGCTTGTGGTCACCTGCAAGCTTTGCCGAGCCCAAGTCCGAAGGGGGATTAATCCGGGCAAGGTTGGCACCACCTGTCTCTTTACTCACCTGGAAAGGCGGCATGGCATGACCAGACAAGAGGTCTTCGAGCAAGCTAAGGCGTCAGGGTATAGTGGCCCCAACATGACGTCTGCTGCTCTGTCTTCCGAATATGTTGATGGAGGCGGAATCCTCCACTCCCGTGCAGCCACGAAAAGACCAGGTGTTTCCCACTCTTCTTCTTCAGGTGAAGATGAAGTTGAGCCCAAACGTCAAGCCACCATGGCTCCAGCCACCTCGTCCGGACCATCTACCACCTCCAGTTCTCCAAAAGACAAACCTAATCATAGTGGTACCAGGTCTTCTGCTTATCGCCTGGCTTTACGGGAGCGTCTTCTGGGCAGCGTGCACATGTTCTGTGAGGTCTGCCACTCCTTAGTATTGTCCGGAGAGCGGAGCCAGAGTGTGCGGGACTTGGCACTCGAGACACATTTCTCTACCAATCACCCTCAGATGTTCAGACTGTTGAAGAGCGGAGCGGCCAGAGACGTGCGTCTGGGGGGTCTGGGCCCCTTTACTACTGTTCCCTCTGGTTCTTTACCATTCTCTGGCCAGCGTTGA
- the CTU1 gene encoding cytoplasmic tRNA 2-thiolation protein 1 isoform X1 — translation MPVNCTGCETKRAALRRPKTGHSVCKECFFQAFEEEVHHTIVSAKLFQPGEKVGIGASGGKDSTVLAHVLKVLNERYNYDLDLILISVDEGISGYRDDSLETVKRNQQQYELPLKIVSYQELYGWTMDQIVKQVGLKNNCTFCGVFRRQALDRGAMMLGVNKICTGHNADDIAETVLMNFLRGDIARLRRCTAITTGSEGAIPRCKPLKYAYEKEIVLYAYFKKLDYFSTECIYSPNAYRGHARAFLKDLEALRPSAIMDIIHSGENLSVKEDVRMPVQGTCMRCGYISSQGLCKACVLLEGLNRGLPKLGIGKHHKLHHKLLAQEPLSEAETRKLKVVDF, via the exons ATGCCTGTGAATTGCACTGGTTGTGAGACCAAAAGGGCGGCCTTGCGGAGACCCAAGACTGGTCACTCGGTGTGTAAGGAGTGCTTCTTCCAGGCTTTCGAGGAGGAGGTCCACCATACCATAGTATCCGCTAAGCTCTTCCAGCCTGGCGAGAAGGTTGGTATTGGAGCTTCGGGTGGTAAAGACTCCACGGTCCTCGCTCACGTCTTAAAGGTCCTGAATGAACGCTATAACTATGACTTGGACCTCATCCTGATCTCGGTGGATGAAGGAATCTCTGGATACAGAGATGATTCCTTGGAGACGGTGAAGAGGAACCAGCAGCAGTACGAGCTGCCCTTGAAGATTGTGTCTTACCAGGAGCTCTACGGGTGGACCATGGATCAGATCGTCAAGCAAGTGGGGCTCAAGAACAATTGTACCTTCTGCGGGGTGTTCAGAAGGCAGGCCCTAGACCGTGGCGCCATGATGCTGGGGGTCAACAAGATATGCACAG GTCATAACGCAGATGACATCGCGGAAACCGTCCTGATGAATTTCCTTCGAGGGGACATCGCTCGGTTACGTCGTTGCACAGCGATAACCACGGGCAGCGAAGGCGCCATCCCGCGGTGTAAGCCTCTGAAATACGCTTACGAGAAGGAGATTGTGCTTTACGCCTATTTCAAGAAGCTGGACTATTTCTCCACCGAGTGCATCTACTCCCCTAACGCCTATCGGGGTCACGCCCGCGCCTTCCTGAAGGATCTGGAGGCCTTGCGACCCAGCGCCATCATGGACATCATCCATTCCGGGGAAAACCTCTCGGTGAAGGAAGACGTCCGGATGCCCGTGCAGGGAACGTGTATGCGTTGCGGCTACATCTCTAGCCAGGGACTGTGCAAGGCTTGCGTATTGTTAGAGGGTCTGAATCGTGGTCTACCCAAGCTGGGCATCGGCAAACACCATAAACTGCACCATAAGCTTCTGGCGCAGGAACCTCTGAGTGAGGCTGAAACGCGAAAGCTGAAGGTTGTGGACTTCTAG